Proteins found in one Serinicoccus marinus DSM 15273 genomic segment:
- a CDS encoding GNAT family N-acetyltransferase codes for MTWSQVDRDELLIRSGKDPFVRFATSHELVAVAGPHGWACASPWRPGSCHWGGAAVVGPDAPADAETAALRAIALAAPDLALEWFSTEDGRELALPPAYLGTGSGRWSFMWCERTAAAVDPAGLSAQGLELVELADDADADLLDAFGRTHGEDPYMGFPGHGFASLWLAARDEVGQIVAVGALHELGSGMPHLAGLVVRPELRGQGIGALLTEALTARAVQEAGVSTLSVFSSNAGAIRLYERLGYATAHRFLTRELSRAGHPA; via the coding sequence GTGACATGGAGCCAGGTCGACCGTGACGAGCTGCTCATCCGCTCCGGCAAGGACCCCTTCGTCCGCTTCGCGACCAGCCACGAGCTGGTGGCGGTCGCGGGCCCGCACGGCTGGGCGTGCGCCAGTCCGTGGCGCCCCGGCTCGTGTCACTGGGGCGGCGCCGCCGTCGTCGGGCCGGACGCGCCGGCGGACGCCGAGACCGCGGCGCTGCGGGCGATCGCGCTAGCCGCCCCTGATCTCGCGCTGGAGTGGTTCTCCACCGAGGACGGGCGAGAGCTGGCGCTGCCCCCGGCCTACCTCGGCACGGGCTCGGGTCGGTGGTCCTTCATGTGGTGCGAGCGCACCGCCGCCGCGGTCGACCCGGCCGGTCTCTCGGCCCAGGGCCTGGAGCTCGTCGAGCTGGCCGACGACGCGGACGCCGACCTGCTCGACGCCTTCGGTCGCACCCATGGCGAGGATCCCTACATGGGCTTCCCCGGGCACGGCTTCGCCTCGCTGTGGCTCGCCGCCCGCGACGAGGTGGGGCAGATCGTCGCCGTCGGGGCCCTGCACGAGCTCGGCTCCGGTATGCCCCACCTCGCCGGCCTCGTCGTGCGCCCCGAGCTGCGCGGCCAGGGGATCGGCGCGCTGCTGACCGAGGCGCTCACCGCGCGGGCGGTGCAGGAGGCCGGCGTCTCGACCCTGTCGGTCTTCAGCTCCAACGCCGGGGCGATCCGCCTCTACGAGCGCCTGGGGTATGCCACCGCGCACCGCTTCCTCACCCGCGAGCTCTCCCGGGCCGGCCACCCGGCCTGA
- the miaB gene encoding tRNA (N6-isopentenyl adenosine(37)-C2)-methylthiotransferase MiaB has translation MSSTKTYDVRTHGCQMNVHDSERLAGLLETAGYTDLAAVPEPERPDVADVVVFNTCAVRENAANKLYGNLGQLRPAKQANPDMQIAVGGCLAQKDRSTIVDRAPWVDVVFGTHNVGSLPALLDRARHNKAAEVEILESLETFPSTLPTRRDSAYSGWVSISVGCNNTCTFCIVPALRGKEKDRRPGEILAEIEALVAQGVVEITLLGQNVNTYGVEFGDRLAFGKLLRSCGQIEGLERVRFTSPHPAAFTDDVITAMAQTPNVMPSLHMPLQSGSDRVLKAMRRSYRSTKFLGILDRVRAQIPDAAITTDLIVGFPGETEEDFQDTLDVVRASRFSSAFTFQYSMRPGTPAAEMDGQVPKEVVQERFDRLIALQEEVSWAGNRELEGREVEVLVAPGEGRKDAETHRLSGRGRDNRLVHFAVPEGAEVPRPGDAVTVAVTYGAPHHLVADSGVQRGAYAVRRTAGGDAWAALQEGGTPGAVKKPAVSLGIPTIGAPPLPDVPAGACCPTD, from the coding sequence ATGAGCAGCACCAAGACCTATGACGTGCGCACCCACGGGTGCCAGATGAACGTGCACGACTCCGAGCGGCTCGCCGGGCTGCTCGAGACGGCCGGGTATACCGATCTCGCCGCTGTGCCGGAGCCCGAGCGCCCGGACGTCGCCGACGTCGTGGTCTTCAACACCTGCGCGGTGCGCGAGAACGCCGCCAACAAGCTCTACGGCAACCTCGGCCAGCTGCGCCCGGCCAAGCAGGCCAACCCCGACATGCAGATCGCGGTCGGCGGCTGTCTGGCGCAGAAGGACCGCTCCACCATCGTCGACCGCGCGCCCTGGGTCGACGTCGTCTTCGGCACCCACAACGTCGGCTCGCTGCCGGCGCTGCTGGACCGGGCCCGGCACAACAAGGCCGCCGAGGTCGAGATCCTGGAGTCGCTGGAGACCTTCCCCTCGACGCTGCCGACCCGGCGCGACTCGGCCTACTCCGGCTGGGTGTCGATCTCCGTCGGCTGCAACAACACCTGCACCTTCTGCATCGTCCCCGCGCTGCGCGGCAAGGAGAAGGACCGCCGCCCCGGCGAGATCCTCGCCGAGATCGAGGCGCTCGTGGCGCAGGGCGTCGTCGAGATCACGCTGCTGGGGCAGAACGTCAACACCTACGGCGTCGAGTTCGGCGACCGGCTCGCCTTCGGCAAGCTGCTGCGCTCGTGCGGTCAGATCGAGGGCCTGGAGCGGGTGCGCTTCACCAGCCCGCACCCGGCGGCCTTCACCGACGACGTCATCACCGCGATGGCACAGACCCCGAACGTCATGCCGAGCCTGCACATGCCGCTGCAGTCCGGCTCGGACCGCGTGCTCAAGGCGATGCGGCGGTCCTACCGCTCCACGAAGTTCCTCGGGATCCTCGACCGGGTGCGCGCGCAGATCCCGGACGCCGCGATCACGACCGACCTCATCGTCGGCTTCCCCGGAGAGACCGAGGAGGACTTCCAGGACACGCTCGACGTCGTGCGCGCCTCGCGCTTCTCCAGCGCTTTCACCTTCCAGTACTCCATGCGCCCCGGCACGCCGGCGGCCGAGATGGACGGGCAGGTGCCCAAGGAGGTCGTGCAGGAGCGCTTCGACCGGCTCATCGCGCTGCAGGAGGAGGTCTCCTGGGCCGGCAACCGCGAGCTCGAGGGGCGCGAGGTCGAGGTGCTCGTCGCGCCCGGCGAGGGCCGCAAGGACGCCGAGACCCACCGGCTCTCCGGTCGGGGCCGCGACAACCGGCTGGTCCACTTCGCGGTCCCGGAGGGCGCCGAGGTGCCCCGGCCCGGGGACGCGGTGACCGTCGCGGTCACCTACGGCGCCCCGCACCACCTCGTCGCAGACTCCGGCGTCCAGCGGGGGGCGTATGCCGTGCGCCGCACCGCGGGCGGGGACGCCTGGGCGGCGCTGCAGGAGGGCGGGACGCCTGGCGCGGTGAAGAAGCCGGCGGTGAGCCTGGGCATACCGACGATCGGTGCTCCGCCGCTGCCGGACGTGCCCGCGGGTGCCTGCTGCCCCACCGACTGA
- a CDS encoding sulfite exporter TauE/SafE family protein, giving the protein MTLALVLALTVALGAALQRVSGMGLGMTVAPVMSVLLGPVAGVTLSNVAAVVGAVLLAVVMRADIDWRRFRALAPLLVVGSVLGAYVVRVVSPDVLNLVLGGCVLLAIGAALGLQRFLVVRGRAAVLATGTIAGFMNTTAGVAGPAMTAYGVASRWGHRSLAATLQPIFLTANLASILTKAVMGATPEPGVLPWWSWLLACAAVPVGIAVAAPLARVVPLGVARALAISIASAGAALALARGLVGVIG; this is encoded by the coding sequence ATGACCCTCGCCCTCGTGCTCGCGCTGACCGTGGCGCTCGGGGCGGCGCTCCAGCGGGTCTCCGGCATGGGCCTGGGGATGACGGTCGCGCCCGTCATGTCGGTCCTGCTCGGCCCGGTGGCGGGGGTGACGCTGAGCAACGTCGCCGCGGTCGTCGGGGCGGTGCTGCTGGCGGTCGTCATGCGCGCCGACATCGACTGGCGTCGCTTCCGGGCGCTGGCCCCGCTGCTCGTCGTCGGCTCGGTGCTCGGGGCGTATGTCGTCCGCGTGGTCTCGCCGGACGTGCTCAACCTGGTCCTCGGCGGGTGCGTCCTGCTCGCCATCGGGGCCGCGCTCGGGCTGCAGCGCTTCCTCGTGGTGCGCGGTCGGGCGGCGGTCCTGGCCACCGGCACCATCGCCGGCTTCATGAACACCACGGCCGGGGTCGCGGGGCCGGCGATGACGGCCTACGGCGTCGCCTCGCGCTGGGGGCACCGCTCGCTGGCCGCGACGCTGCAGCCGATCTTCCTCACCGCCAACCTCGCCTCGATCCTCACCAAGGCGGTCATGGGCGCGACCCCCGAGCCCGGTGTGCTCCCGTGGTGGTCGTGGCTGCTCGCCTGCGCGGCGGTGCCGGTCGGCATCGCGGTGGCCGCACCGCTGGCCCGGGTGGTGCCGCTCGGGGTCGCGCGGGCGCTGGCCATCAGCATCGCCAGCGCCGGTGCGGCGCTCGCGCTCGCCCGCGGGCTGGTCGGCGTGATCGGCTGA